Below is a genomic region from Glaciihabitans sp. INWT7.
GGTGGTGGCCACTCCGGTGGGCCAGGCGTTCACCGCGACTCGCCCGACCCGCGGGGCGAGCTGCGCGATAGCGGCCACCGCATCCTCATCGCCGTCGGCGCCGCTGAACACCGAGCCGGCGAGCGAGGGCTGGAGGCGATCGAGGGCGGCGAGGGCACCGGCGACCGTGTCGTACTCGGCGACGAGGGCGACCGGGCCGAAGCATTCGTCGAGCAGTCGCGACCCGGGCACGAGCTGGTCGAGGGACACCGCGATCACACGCGGTGCGACCGCGTAGCCGGCTGCGGCCGGTGGGTCGGGGGTGATGCGGGGGTCGGGGGCGGTGTGGGGGTCGAGCTCGGCGAGACCGCGGCGATAGGCGGCGGCGATTCCGGCAGTGAGGAGGGGCTCCTCGGCGACTCGCGCGACGCACGTGGTGATCGACTCGACGAAGCCGTGACCGGCCGGCACGAGGATGAGGCCGGGCTTGGTGCAGAACTGTCCGGCGCCCAGGGTGAAGGAGTCGACGAACCCCTGGGCGATCACGTCGCGGTCGGTGGCGGCCGCGGGGCTGACGAACACCGGGTTGACCGTGCCCATCTCGGCGAAGACGGGGATGCCGCGCCGAGCACCGCGCTCGACGAGCGCCATGCCCGCCTGCTGGCTGCCGGTGAACGCGACAGCGCGAACGAGGGGAGAGTCGACGAGCTGAAGACCGGAGTCGAAGCCGACTACGACGTCGAAGGTGCCCTCGGGGGCGCTGGAAGCGGCGAGAGCATCCCGCACCACCTGGCCGAGACGCACGCTGAGCCGCGGATGAGCGGGGTGCGCCTTCACCACCACCGGGCAGCCCGCCGCAAGGGCGCTCGCCACATCGTGTCCGAAGATGCCGAAGCCGAAGGGGAAATTGCTCGCGCCGAAGACGCCGACCACGCCGAGGGGGAGGTTGCCGCGCACGATCGTCGATCCGCCATCGAGGTCGTCGCGGCTCACCGCGAGGTAACTCCCCTCGCGGGCCACCGCGCCGTAGAACCGGGCGCTCGCCGCCATTCGAGCAAGTTCGCCTTCGAGGCGGGCGACCCCGAGCCCGGTCTCGGACCGGGCGAGATCGACGAGTTCGGCGGAGGCGGCGAGCACCGAGGCGGAGGCGGCGGCGAGCCAGCCCTCGCGGATCGCCGGGTTGAGGCCCGCGAGCACGGACGCCGCCCCGCTGGCGCGGTGCAGGATGCGGGAGACGTCATCCGGTGTCGAGTGCGGGACCGCGCCGGTGCGTTCGCCGGTGCGGGGGTCGAAGCTGGCGTCCTCCGCCGTCGCCGCAAGAGTCATGCCGTAGCGCCCTGCTCCTCGATGGCGGCGGTGAGCACTCCCAGGCCGTCTTCGAGCAGTTCGGTGCCGATGACCAGAGGGGGGAGAAGGCGGATGACGTTGCCGAAGGTGCCGCAGACCAGCACGAGCACACCGGCGGCATGACACGCGGCGGCGACCGCCTTTGCGACATCCGGGCGGGGCGCGAGGGTACCGGGATCGGCGAATTCGACCGCGAGCATCGCCCCACGGCCCCGCACCTCGGCCACGACGGGCACGGAGTCGAGCAGTGGTTCGAGGTGGGAGCGCGAGATGCTTTCGATGGAAGCCGCATTGGCGAGCAGGGATCCGTCCGCGAAGGCCTCGAAGACCCCGAGCGCGGCAGCACAGGCGAGCGGGTTGCCGGCGTAGGTGCCGCCGAGGCCACCGCTGGGCACCGCGTTCAAGAGCTCCGTGCGACCGGTCACGGCCGAGAGTGGAAGTCCGCCACCGAGAGCCTTCGCCGTGATGATCAGGTCGGCGACGACGCCCTCGTGCTCGCTGGCGAAGAGGGTGCCGGTGCGGCCCATCCCGGCCTGGATCTCGTCCATCACGAAGACGATCCCGTGGGCATCCGCGATCGCCCGCAACCCGGCGAGGAAGCCCGGTGCCGGAACGAGGAAGCCGCCCTCGCCCTGGATCGGTTCGATGACCATGGCCGCGAAGGTCTCGGGTCCGTTTTCGGCGAGGATCGCCTCGACGGCGGCGAGCGCTTCGGCGGCGGCATTCCCGGCACCGCTCGGCCAACGCAGGGGAGCGGCGTTCGGGGCGCGGAAGATCTGCTCGGGAAAGGGCCCGAACCCCTCCTTGTATGGCTTTTCCTTCGCCGTCATCGCCATCGTGAGAAGGGAGCGACCGTGGTACGCCTCATCGAAGACCAGAACGTTCGGTCGCCCAGTAGCGGTTCGCGCGATCTTGATGGCGTTCTCCACGGCCTCTGCGCCGGTGGAGAACAGCGCGGTGCGCTTGTCGAAGGTGCCAGGGGTGTGGGCATTCAGCCAGCGGCAGACCTCGGTGAATCCCTCGTACTCGGTGACCATGAAACAGGTGTGGGTGAAGCGATCGAGCTGCGCGGCGACCTGTGCCTGCACGAAGGCATTCGTCGCGCCGACGCTCGTGACGGCAATCCCGGAGGCGAAGTCGATGATGCGGTTGCCGTCGACATCCTGCAGGATGGCGCCCTCCGCTCGATCGATGAACACGGGCAGCGCGGAGCCGAACGCGCTCGTCACCTGGCCGTCGCGATGCTCCTGCAACTCCCGGGATCGCGGGCCGGGAATCGCGTGGACGATGTGACGGGACTGGAGCACGGGAGTGGGAGAGGTGGCCATGGGGCCACGCTATTCTCGTCACCGATCCCCGTCATTGGATGAATCATCCAACATTTGGCACATGGTAGATAAACTGGCCAAGAGTTCGGGGAGTTCAGACATGGTCACACTGGAGCAGTTGTGCGAGCGGCTCGGCGGCGAGCTCCGACCCGCCTCCCCCGGGCCGATCGGACGCCAGCAGCTCACCGGTGTGCACATCTCAGAGCTCGCTGATCCGACCCCCTATCTCGAGGGCGGTGAGCTGCTGCTCACCACGGGAATTCCGCTGCACGGCGGTCCCCAGGCGATCCGTAATTACGTGCAGCGCCTCGCCGGCAAGGGCATCGCCGCTCTCGCCCTCGGCCTGGGAGCGGGCACCGACCGGGTGGATCCCGAGCTCGTCGCGGCCTGTGCGGAGGCATCCTTCGACCTGCTGCTCGTGCCGGAGGCAGTGCCGTTCCTGCATATCTCCCGCGGATTCTGGCAGCTGGTGGGCAGGTCCGAGCAGGCAGACCTGGCCTCGCGCCTGGGGCTGCAGACGGCCCTGGCTCGGGCGGCCACCCGGGACGATGCCGTCGAAGCCATCGTCACTGTGCTCGCCAGGGGGCTGGGGGGTTGGGCGGCCTATCTGCCGGCCGACGGGGGCACCGAGACGATCTGGCCCGCGACCGCCGCCGAGGTCGTGCCGCAACTGCGCGTCGAATCCGCGCGCTTCGATCTCGTCGGCACCTATTCGGCCGCCACTTTCCCGGTCAACGGCACGGATGTCGTCGAGCACTCGATCACCGTCGGTCCGCGAACCGTCGGCTTCCTCGCCGTCGGCGCGGGGCGCGGCTTGCGCAAGGCCGACCGTCAGCTGATCCTCACATCGTGCATGCTGCTGTCCCTCACCGCGCAACGGGCGCAGGAATCCTCCCGGGTGAGCCTGGCGCTCGGCCGCAGCGTTGCCGCGCTCATCCTCGGCGGGCACGTGGATGCGGCGCGACTCGTCGCCGAGCAGGCCGGACTCCCCCCGATCGCCGCATCCGGGAGGCTGCTCGCGGTGCGGTCAGAGGTGCCACTGGACTCCCGCGAACTCGACGCAACGATCGGCTCGCTCGGCCTGCCGGAGTCCTTGTTGCGCGCGGAAGTCGGCGGGCTGGCCATCGTCATCCTGCCGGACGGGCCGCAGGACGAGGCAGGACGGGTCGCGACCGGTGTCGCCGGTGTCGCCGCCTCGCTCAGCCCATCACTGCCGCTCATCTCCGTCGCCGGCAGAGTCGCTGCGGCGCTGTCCGCCTGCCGTGCTGCGGCCCTCGGCACGGTGGTGGGTGCGAGCGGATCCCCCGAGACACGGGGCGATGCGTGGGTGGAGCTGCTCGCGCGGCAGCCGCGGGGTGACCTGTGCAGCACGGTGCGGAGCTATCTCGCCCACCGGGGGCAGTGGGAGGCTGCCGCGCGTGAGCTCGGCATCCACCGCAATTCCGTGCGTCACCGGATCGCGGTCGCGACGGAACTGCTCGGGGTGGATCTCGCCGATCCAGACGTCGCCGCCACCCTGTGGATCGCCCTGCGTCGTCAGGCGATCAGTCCACGGGGTCGGTGAGCCAGTCCCGCACCGCGGCATCCTGCTCCCCCAGCAGTGGAGGAGCGGAGGCACGACGCGGGAGCCGAGGAGTCCAGGTGATCGGGTGCCGCACCTGCGTCGCCACAGTGACCCCGGATGCGTCGACGACCTCGATGGTCGGATCCAGCCCGAGGGATGACGCGAGCTCGAGACCGTCGGCGATCGTGCCGACACGCCCCGCCGGCACCCCGATCGCGGTCAGACGGCGCTGCCATTCCGCGGCTGGCTTCGTGTGCAGGCGCTCCTCGAGCAGCGGCACCAGCGCCGCGCGATTCGCGACCCGCAGGGCGTTCGTGAGAAAGCGCGGATCCTCGGCCAGAGGCGCTGCCCCGAGCGCCTCGGCGAGGCGTCGGAACTGGCCGTCGTTGCCGCAGGCGACGGCGATCGGTCCATCCCCGCAGTCGAGAGTCTCGTAGGGAGCGATGGACGGATGCGTGTTGCCGAGGCGCACCGGAATCACTCCGGCGCCGAGATAGGCCTGGGCCTGGTTGGCGAGCGACCCCTGAAGGCTCGACAGCAGGTTCAGTTCCAGGAGCGCGCCGAGACCGGTCGACTGGCGGCGAAGCAGCGCTGCGAGGATGCCCGCGACGGCATCCTTCGCCGTGAGCACGTCGACGAGGGCGACGCCGGCCTTCACCGCTTCACCGTCAGTCTCCCCGGTGATGCTCATGAGGCCACCGAGCGCCTGCACCACGAAGTCGTAACCGAGCAGGTCACGGCCGCCGGTGCTGCCGAAGCCCGTGATCGAGGCGTACACGATGCCCGGGTTCGATTGCCGCACCGTGTCGTAGTCGAGGCCGAGCTTCTGCATTCCGCCGGGTTTGAAGTTCTCGACCACGACGTCGGCGCGGGCGATCAACTCGCGAGCGAGATCGAGATCGTGAGCGTCTGCGAGGTCGAGACAGACCGACTCCTTGTTGCGATTGACGCTCTCGAAGTAGGTGGAGCCGGTGGCGGAGAAGGGGGGTCCCCACGATCGGGTGTCGTCGCCGACATCCGGCCGCTCCACCTTGATGACCCGGGCACCGAGGTCGGCAAGCGTCATGGTGGCGAGCGGCCCGGCGAGTACGCGCGAGAAGTCGGCGACGAGGATTCCAGCGAGGGGCGCCTCGGGTGTTGGCATGGTTGAGACCCTAGCGGTGCGGGCCACTCACCGGCGTGCCGGCCGTCTGTGCAGAACCCGGACCATGTCAGCGTGGGCGCGCGGCCGCGGTCAAGCCGCTTCTACTCGCGTCGCGCCTCTGCTGCCGCACGGCCGTAGAGCACCAGGGCCCAGACTCCGAGCAGCAGGAAGACGATCGCGGGAATGGCGGCGGCCCAGTTGACTGTGAACAGGAGCAACACCCCGAGCGCCAGTGCGATCACGACGCTGACTGTGCCGAGCGTGAGCCACCGGTCTGCCCGATTGGTGAAGGGGTGCAGGGGCTCGATCGCGTCGACCGGGGCTCGCTGCCACACGACGATGAGGAAGGTGGCGAGCGGGCCGATGAACAGCGATACCAGGAACCAGGTGAGCCTCGACCGATTCTTCTGTTCGGCGAGGCCGGCATTCACCAGGGCGAGCACGACCCATCCGCCGCTGTTGACAGTCCATGAGCTCTGGTCCATAACGCGACACTAGCCCCTGGGTTGCGGCCGCGGGTCAGGGTTTGCGGTTGCCCCCGCCGCCGTTGCCATTGCCGTTTCCCGCACCGAATCCGTTGCCATTCCCATTCCCGTTGCCGGTGCCCGTCGCGGGTGGAGACGAGGGAGCGGGAGTCGGCGTCGGCGCGCGATAGGTGTAGCTGCGCAGCAGGGTGCCCGTCGGTTCCGTGAACGCACCGCCCTTGCCATAGACCGCACTCGCATTGAGCGCCGCCAGAATCGGCTTCATCACATAGGTGCGCAGATTGGATGCCAGGATGCCGCCGATCGAGATGCGTCGCATGTTCTGGTCGCCCTCGATGTTGCCGATCCACACCGCGGTCGTCGTCTGGGTGCTCGAGGCGACCATGTAGCTGTGCAGCGCCTCGGCGGTTCCGGTCTTGCCGAAGAGCGGTGTGCCATCGCGGGGATTCGCGATCGAACCGGTGCCCCCGGACTGCAACGGACCCTGCAGGTCGTAGGCCGCGGCGGCAGCCACCTCGGGGGTCAGCACTTGGCTGCAGCTCTGCGTCTGGCCGGGAAGCTCCGTGCCATCCGGCCCGATGATCTTGTCGACGGCGATCGGCTGGCAGAGCTTGCCACCGCTGGCGACGGTGGCGTACGCGTTCGCCATGCTGAGCGGCGACGGGGTATTGGTGCCGAGAATTGATGCCGGGGCGTGCGAGAGCTCGGAATTGTCGGCGTTGTGCACTCCCATCGATTCGGCCACATCGCGGATGTCGCAGAGGTCGAGCTTCGATGCCATGTTCATGAAGGCCGCATTGACCGAGCCCTTTGTGGCACTCAGCACGCTCATCTGGCCCTGGCTCACCCCGCTGTCGTTCTTGGGGGTGTAGCTATCGATCAGGGGGTAGTAGCCGCCATCGCAGGACGCGGGAAACGACTTCGAGCGGGCCGGATAGGTCTGGATGTTGGCGTTGACGGTGTCCTGGATGCCGTGCCCGTTCTGCAGCCAGTCGATCAGGGTGAAGAGCTTCCAGGTGGATCCGACGGGGAAGCCGGATGACCCGCCGTACTCCTTGTCGGTATTGAAGTTGATCGCCGTGGTGAGGTTCGGGTCGCCAAGACCGGTGTCGTCGAATCCCTTGTTCTGCGCCATGATCAGAATTCGGCCGGTGCCCACCTGCACCGTGGAGACCGCGCTTCCCATTTTGAAGCGCGTCTCGCTCGCGGGGGTGCGCTGGGCGAGATCCGTTTCGGCGTTCTGCTGTTGATCGAGATCGATGGTGGTGTACACGGCGTTTCCGCCGCGGCGCCACGCTTCGCGCCGGTCGTCGGCGGACTCGCCGAGGCCAGGGAGGTTCTTCACGTTCTTGATCACGTAGTCACAGAATGCCTTGGCGGCCGAGGCGTAGGTGCATCCGTTCTTGGGCGGACTGATCTTCACCGTCGTCGCATCCACCGGGGTCGCGATCGCCTCGGCGTACTGCGCCTGCGTGATCATCTTCTCGCTCAGCATGGTGCCGAGGATCGCATCCCGACGGGACTTGTTGCGCTCCCAGTTCGCTTGCGAGCCCGGATTGCGCAGGGGCGGCTGCTGTACGACGGCGATGAGGCTGGCGGCCTGCGCGAGAGTGAGGTTCG
It encodes:
- a CDS encoding aldehyde dehydrogenase family protein — protein: MTLAATAEDASFDPRTGERTGAVPHSTPDDVSRILHRASGAASVLAGLNPAIREGWLAAASASVLAASAELVDLARSETGLGVARLEGELARMAASARFYGAVAREGSYLAVSRDDLDGGSTIVRGNLPLGVVGVFGASNFPFGFGIFGHDVASALAAGCPVVVKAHPAHPRLSVRLGQVVRDALAASSAPEGTFDVVVGFDSGLQLVDSPLVRAVAFTGSQQAGMALVERGARRGIPVFAEMGTVNPVFVSPAAATDRDVIAQGFVDSFTLGAGQFCTKPGLILVPAGHGFVESITTCVARVAEEPLLTAGIAAAYRRGLAELDPHTAPDPRITPDPPAAAGYAVAPRVIAVSLDQLVPGSRLLDECFGPVALVAEYDTVAGALAALDRLQPSLAGSVFSGADGDEDAVAAIAQLAPRVGRVAVNAWPTGVATTWSQQHGGPWPATSRPDATSVGAAGLARFVRPVSLQNATSIQLPPMLQPQNPWNLPRRLNGRLVPCE
- a CDS encoding aminotransferase class III-fold pyridoxal phosphate-dependent enzyme, yielding MATSPTPVLQSRHIVHAIPGPRSRELQEHRDGQVTSAFGSALPVFIDRAEGAILQDVDGNRIIDFASGIAVTSVGATNAFVQAQVAAQLDRFTHTCFMVTEYEGFTEVCRWLNAHTPGTFDKRTALFSTGAEAVENAIKIARTATGRPNVLVFDEAYHGRSLLTMAMTAKEKPYKEGFGPFPEQIFRAPNAAPLRWPSGAGNAAAEALAAVEAILAENGPETFAAMVIEPIQGEGGFLVPAPGFLAGLRAIADAHGIVFVMDEIQAGMGRTGTLFASEHEGVVADLIITAKALGGGLPLSAVTGRTELLNAVPSGGLGGTYAGNPLACAAALGVFEAFADGSLLANAASIESISRSHLEPLLDSVPVVAEVRGRGAMLAVEFADPGTLAPRPDVAKAVAAACHAAGVLVLVCGTFGNVIRLLPPLVIGTELLEDGLGVLTAAIEEQGATA
- a CDS encoding PucR family transcriptional regulator, whose protein sequence is MVDKLAKSSGSSDMVTLEQLCERLGGELRPASPGPIGRQQLTGVHISELADPTPYLEGGELLLTTGIPLHGGPQAIRNYVQRLAGKGIAALALGLGAGTDRVDPELVAACAEASFDLLLVPEAVPFLHISRGFWQLVGRSEQADLASRLGLQTALARAATRDDAVEAIVTVLARGLGGWAAYLPADGGTETIWPATAAEVVPQLRVESARFDLVGTYSAATFPVNGTDVVEHSITVGPRTVGFLAVGAGRGLRKADRQLILTSCMLLSLTAQRAQESSRVSLALGRSVAALILGGHVDAARLVAEQAGLPPIAASGRLLAVRSEVPLDSRELDATIGSLGLPESLLRAEVGGLAIVILPDGPQDEAGRVATGVAGVAASLSPSLPLISVAGRVAAALSACRAAALGTVVGASGSPETRGDAWVELLARQPRGDLCSTVRSYLAHRGQWEAAARELGIHRNSVRHRIAVATELLGVDLADPDVAATLWIALRRQAISPRGR
- a CDS encoding CaiB/BaiF CoA-transferase family protein codes for the protein MPTPEAPLAGILVADFSRVLAGPLATMTLADLGARVIKVERPDVGDDTRSWGPPFSATGSTYFESVNRNKESVCLDLADAHDLDLARELIARADVVVENFKPGGMQKLGLDYDTVRQSNPGIVYASITGFGSTGGRDLLGYDFVVQALGGLMSITGETDGEAVKAGVALVDVLTAKDAVAGILAALLRRQSTGLGALLELNLLSSLQGSLANQAQAYLGAGVIPVRLGNTHPSIAPYETLDCGDGPIAVACGNDGQFRRLAEALGAAPLAEDPRFLTNALRVANRAALVPLLEERLHTKPAAEWQRRLTAIGVPAGRVGTIADGLELASSLGLDPTIEVVDASGVTVATQVRHPITWTPRLPRRASAPPLLGEQDAAVRDWLTDPVD
- a CDS encoding transglycosylase domain-containing protein, giving the protein MSEPKPTGLLRSILGLLGFSALAAVLVVALTAPAIVATSQVTNNAVGLFENLPDYIKIGNQSQRNILYGLRGGEQVPFAQVYDQNRQEVAWDAVSPFAKDALVAAEDVRFYSHGGVDLAGIARAAVNNLTGKDLQGASSIEQQLVKQLAIQDAVATYTDPKKLEAAKAKAQANTLDRKLKEAKLAIGLEKNYTKHEILLAYLNIAGFGGNTYGIEAAAEQYYSTTAANLTLAQAASLIAVVQQPPLRNPGSQANWERNKSRRDAILGTMLSEKMITQAQYAEAIATPVDATTVKISPPKNGCTYASAAKAFCDYVIKNVKNLPGLGESADDRREAWRRGGNAVYTTIDLDQQQNAETDLAQRTPASETRFKMGSAVSTVQVGTGRILIMAQNKGFDDTGLGDPNLTTAINFNTDKEYGGSSGFPVGSTWKLFTLIDWLQNGHGIQDTVNANIQTYPARSKSFPASCDGGYYPLIDSYTPKNDSGVSQGQMSVLSATKGSVNAAFMNMASKLDLCDIRDVAESMGVHNADNSELSHAPASILGTNTPSPLSMANAYATVASGGKLCQPIAVDKIIGPDGTELPGQTQSCSQVLTPEVAAAAAYDLQGPLQSGGTGSIANPRDGTPLFGKTGTAEALHSYMVASSTQTTTAVWIGNIEGDQNMRRISIGGILASNLRTYVMKPILAALNASAVYGKGGAFTEPTGTLLRSYTYRAPTPTPAPSSPPATGTGNGNGNGNGFGAGNGNGNGGGGNRKP